The DNA region TGTTGCTCAAATGGGGTTCTGGTGTGTAGAAGACTTGCAAAAAGCTAATCGGACTGAGACTGTAATTATTGTGCCGATCGCTATCCAATATCGCTACGTTGAGCCACCTTGGTCTAAACTGGATTGGCTCTTAAGTAAGTTAGAAGCTGATAGTGGTTTATCGCCAATGGAAATTCAGCAGGGGGAGAGCGAAGATATTTACTATCAACGCCTCTGTAGGTTGGCTGAATATCTGATTACCGAGATGGAAGAATTTTATCGTCGCTTCTATCATCAAGACATCCCAAAAACCATCTCAATTGATGAATCTGCTAGTCATAATCAGGTATTGGTTGCTCGGCTTCATCGGTTACTGGATAAGGCTTTACAAGTTGCCGAGCAATATTTTGGAGTTCAAGCACAGGGGAATCCCATTGATCGCTGTCGCCGCTTAGAAGAGGCTGGCTGGAATTACATTTATCGGGAAGATTTGCCAGATATTAATGCTTTACCACCCTTTAAACGCGGTTTGGCAGACTGGATTGCTCAAGAAGCTGACTTGCGAATGCGCCACATGCGGATAGTGGAAAGTTTTGTTGCAGTCACAGCTACTTATATTCAGGAACAACCGACGGCAGAACGGTTTGCAGAAACAGCTTTGCTTGTATACGATATGCTTTCTAGAATTCAGGATACAACACTTCCGGGGCGACCTCGGTTAGGTTTGCGAGAGGCACAAATCACTGTAGGGGAGCCAATTTCAGTAACCGAACGCTGGAAAAATTGTCAGGGCGATCGCTTGGCGGCTAGACAAGGTGTGAGCGATTTGACAAAAGATTTGCAAATCGCTTTAGAGAAGTTGATTAAATATTGAAAGCTATTTAGAAATTTCTGGACTGCGAATTATGATATGTCCCTTATCACTTTCTTGAATCGCCAAAACTGACGGTAGCTCATTAGATTTTGCATTTGGGGGCAATGCTCGAAACAAATAAATCCAGCCGCCACGTTCTAAGAGTAAGCGCCAGACTCTCGGCTGCTTTGGATTGCTGAGATCATTATCTTCTCTGCCTCGCAAGTCATCGAATAGACCTCGATCGCCAATAATGCGATAACCTTTTAATGAAGGGTCGGCAAATATATCATCAAGTTTGCGTCCCACAGCAAACTTTTCTTCCGGTGTAATTAAAGCTACAACAGGTAAAGTGGAGTTTTGACCAGCGTCTCGTCGTGCATCTGCAATGCCTTGCCAACGAGCTAACCAAAATATCACAATTAATACCCAGGATACTATGACTATTTCATTGACTAGCGATCGCAGAAAATCAACTGAGCGCAGTTGCCCAGAACTAAATTCAGCTAGAGATTTAAGCCGTTTAGCTGTCCATGAGCTTTTGCGTTGAGTTGCAGAGTTGATGCGACTCAGTAACAATTGGTTTGCAGAGACTACCGTATCGCTGATGATTTTAATTAACCATAATGTAGCTTGAATTGCGATCGCAGCTAGAAAAAAAGCGATCGCACTTTTGCATATTGTCCAACCATCTCCGAAAAATATTTGTAGGGGAACTATGAGAAAAGACTGTGCAGGTAAATCGAGAGTATTGACTTCTAGCTGAAAAAAGTAGAAATATGACCAACGGTAAATCCAACCTGCAAAGAAAAGCGCCGCACCCAGCAAGCCAAGTACACTTGTGAATTTACCTAAAATATTGCTTTCTTGGTTGGGGGTTTGGGTCATAGGGGAGATGAGCGATATAAGGGAAACAAATATATTTTGACCTCACTTCCATTCCTCTCTCCTAAGAGGAGAGAGGCTTTGAATCTACTCCCCTTCCCTTGTAGGGAAGGGGTTGGGGGTTAGGTCTGTATTCCACTCAACTGCAAACTGTTATAAGTAAATAATCAGTTGATTTTAGTGATTGATTGTATGGAAATTTGGTATACGCCTTTGAAGTTTAATGAGAAACTTAAACATAGTCAAATATACTGTTAAAGCCATGAAAGCTTTTTTCCAGGGATGGGTTGTGGCAATCCTAGTAATGGCAGCAGCGATCGCAGGAAACATTCAAGCTGTAATTAGCCAGGATGTCAAGACGAGAAATTTATTGTTGGCACAGACACCAGTTAACGCAGATGAATTAGAACTTGCAGTAGCGTTACCAGAGTTAGCAGAGGTCATCCTTAAACGGGGTGAGTCAAATAGTGGCCAGATAACAGGGATTGATGCACAAGGAGAAGCACTATCAATTCAGCGTAGTGGTAAAACTGCCACAATTCCCCTGAGCCAAATTGCAAGAGTAGTTTTCAAGGAAGAGTTAAACTAAATAGCAGAAAACTTTGCTAAACTTATCTATATTTAGGTATTTTAGACAAGTTTATGTGGAAGGTTGCAGAGTTTGGCGGATTAATTGGTGTCTCTTCATCGACGTTAAGGCGGTGGGAGACAGAAGGGAAACTAACCCCGGAAAGGACGCTAGGCAATCAAAGAATTTACACAGAATCACACTTAGCACTAGCTCGAAACCTGAAGTCCGGCAAATTTCCAACAAGAATAATTATCTATTGCCGTGTTTCATCACATGGGCAAAAAGATGATCTGCTTAGTCAAGTTGAATCTATGGATGGGTTTTGTGTTGCTAATGGCGTAGTAGTCACTGACAGAATCGAAGAAATAGGCGGTGGACTTAACTTTAAGCGCAAAAAGTTTCTCCAAATTATTCAGTGGGCAATTCAAGGAGAAGTTAAATCGGTCTATGTAGCCCACAAAGATAGGCTATGCCGCTTCGGTTTTGACTTGGTAGAACAAATTATTGTCTGGGGAGGCGGAACTGTTGTAGTAGCTAACAGTGAAGCATTATCGCCCCATGAAGAACTGGTTCAAGATTTGTTGTCAATCGTGCATTGCTTTTCCAGTCGTTTATACGGATTACGCAAATATAAGCAAAAAGTAAAGTTAATTGCTCAAGGTGTCGATCCTTGTTCAAAGTAGGATATACTTATTTAAGTAAATAAGTTTGCAAAAGTTTAGCTATGTTTGCTATCAAGCGAGAATTAAAACTAAATAAGGTTGAAACCTCCTTGATGCGTGGCAATGCTGGCTTTAAGCGGTTTGTTTACAACTATGGATTAGAACTGCTAACTGCATCTTGGAGTTTTGAAGACGTAAAAGCTTCTGACTCCAAACGCATTGATGCTATCAAGAAAGTTCTAACTCAAGTTACAATGCAAAAGCCTGAATATGCGTGGATGAGAGAGTATCCGTCCACAGTGTATCAGTCAGCATTTATTGACTTGAAGGATGCTTTTTCGAAGTGGCGTAAAGGGTTAGGAGATTTCCCAAAGAAGAAGTCCAAGAAAAAAGGTGACTCCTTTAGTGTTTACAAAACTGCTGGCATATATCTCGAAAAAGGTAAACCAGCACTGCCATTTACTAACCGAGTTGTAATAAATGCTGGAAAGATTATAAAGTTACCCGGACTAAAGGAACTTAGATTAAAAGAACGAATTGATTTTATCTGTAGTTCCCAGACATTTACTGTTTCTAGAACCGCAGATAGATGGTTCGTTGCGTTTGTGTTGGATGCCGAGAAGATTCCACCAATAATTCACCCAATTAAAAAGATTGGTGTTGACTTAGGAGTGAAAGTCTTAGCAACTTGTTCTGACGGTACTTTTTACGATATGCCTGTCACTACCAAAAAGGCGAAAATCAAGCTTGGGAAATTGCAGTGGCGAAATCGTAATAAAGTCCTTGGCAATAAGAAGCTGAAAATCAAAGCATCAAATAAAGCGAAACGATATTATGTCCGACTGGCAACACAACACGCTCATGTTGCCAACATTCGGCAAGATGCCACTCAAAAAATGACCACTGACATAAGTCGTAAAGCTGCTGTCATTAGGATCGAGGATCTGAATGTATCAGGCATGATTGCTAACCATAAACTAGCCAGCGCTGTGAGTAATAACTGTTTTTACGAAATTCGTAGACAGTTGACTTACAAGCAACCTTTTTACGCGACTAGGGTTGAGTTGGTTGATAGATGGTATCCGTCCTCGAAGATGTGTTCCAAGTGCCACCACATTCAACCGATGGGACTGAGTGAGCGTGTTTATAGATGTGGTGGATGCGGCAATATTCAAGATCGTGATGAGAACGCCTCAATTAATTTGAGGGATGCACCTTTAAGCAAAGTAGGGTTGGCTTGACCCAAACTTAACGCCTGTGGACAAGAAGTAGCCGACTACCTTGGTTGAAGCAGGAAGAAAACATTAAGTCTATTTAATTAAGGTTAAGTAGGTTTGAGTAAGTTTTTTAAAGCAGGCATTGGCTTACAGAAGTAATAAAAGTCCAATTATTCGGGGTGAGCGTGATCGTCCTACAGGTAAACTAGTAACTTGGAGTGGTATACCTATAAATAATTTTACCGTAAAAAATTCTACTCAGGGTCAAGCGGTGGTGAAGCTCAAACCACCTGTAGTTTCCCCAGCACAGTTGCGGGGTATTCAGTCAGTAGCGAAAAATCGGCAATATGTAGTAGATGAAATCCAGTTCAATTCGCCACAAAGAACAATTACTATTCTGGCAACACCTTATTGAGCCTGAATCAATTCATCTGTAGGGACGTAATATCTATGCCCCTAAGCTTTTTGACGTTTCTAACGAAAAACACAATATTAACAAGAAACATTGGGATGTTCCTCACAAACATTGCGATATTTCTGACAAACATCACGATATTAATACGAAACATTGCGACATTCCTGACAAACATCATGATATTAATACGAAACATTGCGACATTTCTGACAAACATCACGATATTAATACGAAACATTGCGACATTTCTGACAAACATCACGATATTAATACGAAACATTGCGACATTTCTGACAAACATCACGATGTTGATAATCACAAAACCCAATGAAAAACAGCTACCTGTTATTTTATGAAAAAATTTATCAGCAGTTTTTTGGCTTTGGGTGTTTGTCTAACGCCTTTAACAGTAATACTGATGGCTCAACCCACCTGGGGACAGACTCAAAACTCGCAAGCCCAAGAAGCAGAAAGACTGCTAGAGCAAGGGGCAAAACTGACACAGCAACAGGAGTACCAAAAGGCAATACAAATATTACAGCAAGCTTTAACCATTGCGCGAGAACTCAAAGACCAGAAACATGAAGCAACCGCACTGCTTGGACTTGGGTTTAACTACAACGCTTTAGGAGAAAAGCAAAAAGCACTCGATTTCTATAACCAAGCTCTGCCGATTTGGCGTGCTGTGGGCGACAAGGCAGGTGAAGCCACTACACTCAATAATATCGGTATAGTCTACTCCGCTTTAGGAGAAAAGCAAAAAGCACTCGAATTTTACAACCAAGCTCTTCCCATATTGCGGGCTGTGGGCGACAAGGCAGGTGAAGCCGCTACACTCAATAATATCGGTATAGTCTACTCCGCTTTAGGAGAAAAGCAAAATGCACTCAAATTTTACAACCAAGCTCTTCCCATATTGAGGGCTGTGGGCGACAAGGCAGGTGAAGCCACTACACTCAATAGCATCGGTGCAGTCTACTCCGCTTTAGGAGAAAAGCAAAATGCACTCGAATTTTACAACCAAGCTCTGCCCCTAAGACGGGCTATAGGCGACAAGGCAGGTGAAGCCACTATACTCAATAATATCGGTCTAGCGTACTATGAATTAGGAGAAAGGCAAAAAGCACTCGATTTCTATAACCAAGCTCTGCCCCTATCTCGTGCTGTGGGCGATCGCTCTAATGAAGCTGCTACCCTCAATAACATTGGTCTAGTCTACAACGCTTTAGGAGAAAAGCAAAATGCACTCTCATTCTACAACCAAACTCTGTCCCTTATACGTGCTGTGGGCGATGGCGGACGCGTTGCTGTCACACTCAATAACATTGGTGGAGTCTACGACGATTTAGGACAAAAGCAAAAAGCACTCTTATTCTACAACCAAGCTTTGCCCCTTTTGCGTGCTGTAGGCGATCACTCTGGTGAGGCTCGCACACTCAATAACATTGGTGCAGTATACGACACTTTAGGAGAAAAGCAAAATGCACTCGATTTTTACAACCAAGCTTTGCCCCTTTCGCGTGCTGTGGGCGATCGCTTTGGTGAAGCTTTCACACTCAATAACATCGGTGCAGTCTACGACGATTTAGGAGAAAAGCAAAATGCACTCGATTTTTACAACCAAGCTTTGCCCCTTTTGCGTGCTGTGGGCGATCGCGCAGGCGTTGCTGCTACCCTTAATAACATCGGTTCAGCCTACGACATATTAGGAGAAAAGCAAAAAGCACTCTCATTCTACAACCAAGCTTTGTCCCTTATACGTGCTGTGGGCGATCGCAAAGGTGTTGCTGTCAGCTTGGGTAATATTGGTGTACTCTTCCAAGAGACAAATCGACCAACAGAAGCCATTACTAATTTGCAGCAATCTCTTCAAATAAGCTTAGAAATGCGCCGGGGTTTGCAACGGGAAAATCGCCAAAAGTTTTTACAGCAAAACGGTGGAAATGCTGCTGCTTTAGTCAATGTCCTGATTAATCAAAAAAAATATGCTCAAGCTTTTGAATGGGTTAACCTATTCACCACAGCCGATCTTGCTGATTATACTCGCCTGATTAATGCCAAAGTTGCCAACCCAGAAGCACAGCAGAGCCTTGATGACTGGAGTAAAAAAAATCAGCAATTGGAAGCACTGCGACAACAACTGCAAAGCGATCGCTCCGAAAGCCTACCCCAAAAGATTCGGCAATTAGAAGCAGAAGTTTATTTAGAAGCCGAAAATATATCCTACCGTTTTCCTGAAGTGGCAGAACTATTGGAAACTACACCCGTAGATATTAAAAATCTTACATCCTCTATCCCAGCAGGAACAGTTGTAGTTCAACCTGTTTTGCTAACTAATGTGGCAGATATGCCTAATAATGTTGCCTTTTTTATCTTCACCAAAGGTCATTTTAGTGTTATTAAAAAATCTATTGAACCCACTAAGCTTAATAAACTTATTACCGATTACTTAAAACAGGTACAAGACGATAGTGATTCTGATTACTTTCAAACCGGCGGCGAACTTTATGATATTCTCATTCGCCCTATAGAAGGCGAGATTAAAGCTTTATCACCTAAACAACTGAGTATTATTGCTACTGGTCAACTGCGCCATTTACCTTTTGAGACTCTTTACGACAATAAAACTAAGCAATTTCTGATCCAAAAATATCCTGTAAACTATCTGACTCGCATTTCCAATAATTCCTTACAGTCTCTAGGTATGCAAAATGCCATCCCTCGCAAACAACTAGCTGTTTTAGCATTTGGTAATCCAGTAACCAGTGAGCCGCAAAATCTCCCAGGTGCAGAAGCAGAAGTCAGAAAGATTAAAGAAATACTGCCAGATAGTGAAGTTTATATTAATAAAAAAGCTACCTTGGAAAACTTTAGATCCCAAGCATTGCGCTTTTCCTTTTTGCACTTAGCAACTCACGGCTGCTTTCAAACTGAAGATTGCAAAAAAGTCAAGTTAAAAAATAATACGTTACTATTTGCTGACAAACCTTTAGATATTGCTAATGCTGCTCTTTTAGGTTTACAAGGCACACAATTAATTACTCTCAGTGCCTGTCAAACTGCTGTAGATCCTAATTTGAATGACGCAGGAATTGCAGGTGTTGCTTATATATTTGAGCGGGCTGGTGCTAAAGCAGTGATGGCAAGTTTGTGGGCGGTTGATGATCAAGCAACTCAGCTATTGATGATTGATTTTTATCAGAATCTCAAGCAGGGTATGACTAAAGGGGAAGCTTTGCAACAAGCTAAGTTAAAGCTAATTGCAGACCATCGTCATCCTTTTTATTGGTCGCCATTTGTCTTGATTGGCGATGCACGTTAAAGTAATT from Nostoc commune NIES-4072 includes:
- a CDS encoding lysophospholipid acyltransferase family protein, which codes for MPRSIQSTQPPLKFIPQRLNPLVLQIVRWLLPIALRFRTRPWLTAGIVRVEAKNVEVLAELYQQFQAGKIRFLLAFRHPEVEDPLCMLYLLSRIVPQVARQKGITLRSLVHSYFLYDRGMTVWAGKWLGWLFSRLGGVPVHRGRRLDRQAIQTARELFTNGKIPIAVAPEGGTNGHSGIVSPLEPGVAQMGFWCVEDLQKANRTETVIIVPIAIQYRYVEPPWSKLDWLLSKLEADSGLSPMEIQQGESEDIYYQRLCRLAEYLITEMEEFYRRFYHQDIPKTISIDESASHNQVLVARLHRLLDKALQVAEQYFGVQAQGNPIDRCRRLEEAGWNYIYREDLPDINALPPFKRGLADWIAQEADLRMRHMRIVESFVAVTATYIQEQPTAERFAETALLVYDMLSRIQDTTLPGRPRLGLREAQITVGEPISVTERWKNCQGDRLAARQGVSDLTKDLQIALEKLIKY
- a CDS encoding IS607 family transposase; amino-acid sequence: MWKVAEFGGLIGVSSSTLRRWETEGKLTPERTLGNQRIYTESHLALARNLKSGKFPTRIIIYCRVSSHGQKDDLLSQVESMDGFCVANGVVVTDRIEEIGGGLNFKRKKFLQIIQWAIQGEVKSVYVAHKDRLCRFGFDLVEQIIVWGGGTVVVANSEALSPHEELVQDLLSIVHCFSSRLYGLRKYKQKVKLIAQGVDPCSK
- a CDS encoding RNA-guided endonuclease InsQ/TnpB family protein, translating into MFAIKRELKLNKVETSLMRGNAGFKRFVYNYGLELLTASWSFEDVKASDSKRIDAIKKVLTQVTMQKPEYAWMREYPSTVYQSAFIDLKDAFSKWRKGLGDFPKKKSKKKGDSFSVYKTAGIYLEKGKPALPFTNRVVINAGKIIKLPGLKELRLKERIDFICSSQTFTVSRTADRWFVAFVLDAEKIPPIIHPIKKIGVDLGVKVLATCSDGTFYDMPVTTKKAKIKLGKLQWRNRNKVLGNKKLKIKASNKAKRYYVRLATQHAHVANIRQDATQKMTTDISRKAAVIRIEDLNVSGMIANHKLASAVSNNCFYEIRRQLTYKQPFYATRVELVDRWYPSSKMCSKCHHIQPMGLSERVYRCGGCGNIQDRDENASINLRDAPLSKVGLA
- a CDS encoding CHAT domain-containing protein, which codes for MKKFISSFLALGVCLTPLTVILMAQPTWGQTQNSQAQEAERLLEQGAKLTQQQEYQKAIQILQQALTIARELKDQKHEATALLGLGFNYNALGEKQKALDFYNQALPIWRAVGDKAGEATTLNNIGIVYSALGEKQKALEFYNQALPILRAVGDKAGEAATLNNIGIVYSALGEKQNALKFYNQALPILRAVGDKAGEATTLNSIGAVYSALGEKQNALEFYNQALPLRRAIGDKAGEATILNNIGLAYYELGERQKALDFYNQALPLSRAVGDRSNEAATLNNIGLVYNALGEKQNALSFYNQTLSLIRAVGDGGRVAVTLNNIGGVYDDLGQKQKALLFYNQALPLLRAVGDHSGEARTLNNIGAVYDTLGEKQNALDFYNQALPLSRAVGDRFGEAFTLNNIGAVYDDLGEKQNALDFYNQALPLLRAVGDRAGVAATLNNIGSAYDILGEKQKALSFYNQALSLIRAVGDRKGVAVSLGNIGVLFQETNRPTEAITNLQQSLQISLEMRRGLQRENRQKFLQQNGGNAAALVNVLINQKKYAQAFEWVNLFTTADLADYTRLINAKVANPEAQQSLDDWSKKNQQLEALRQQLQSDRSESLPQKIRQLEAEVYLEAENISYRFPEVAELLETTPVDIKNLTSSIPAGTVVVQPVLLTNVADMPNNVAFFIFTKGHFSVIKKSIEPTKLNKLITDYLKQVQDDSDSDYFQTGGELYDILIRPIEGEIKALSPKQLSIIATGQLRHLPFETLYDNKTKQFLIQKYPVNYLTRISNNSLQSLGMQNAIPRKQLAVLAFGNPVTSEPQNLPGAEAEVRKIKEILPDSEVYINKKATLENFRSQALRFSFLHLATHGCFQTEDCKKVKLKNNTLLFADKPLDIANAALLGLQGTQLITLSACQTAVDPNLNDAGIAGVAYIFERAGAKAVMASLWAVDDQATQLLMIDFYQNLKQGMTKGEALQQAKLKLIADHRHPFYWSPFVLIGDAR